CAGCACAGTGCCCGAGGGTTCGTCGAAGGCATTCACCGCAACCAGGAGCGCCGGCCCGCCTGCCTTGCCGCGCACGATGTAGCTGACGAGGCGGCCGGTTCCGGTTGGGATAGTGCCCTTCGCCAACGTATCCGCCACCAGAGAGGGACTGCGGTCACGCAGTTCGCGGGCAATACTTTGCACCCCGCGATAGAGCGTCTCATCCTCGTGCAGTTGACCGTATACCCAGGCATCATAGGCATAGAAAAAGATGCCCGAAGCTCCGTGGGCAATGGCCAGGTAGGTCATACAACGTACCTCATCGGGAGTGGGTCGCCGGGGTTCGGTCAGGATGCCGCCCAGACCGCCCCAACGCACCTGGTGCAGGTCGTTGTTGTGCACCTGGATCGCCGCCCAGACCGGCTTGCGCCCCCCCGTGACTTTCAGAGCGCGCTCAAGGTGGGGCGCCAGAGCGAACAGACTGTGGGTTGATACCGGGTACACGTCGGTGATGATCACATCCACGCCCGGCGCGTAGTCGGCAAAACTCTGCGGTGTGCACAGGCAGGCGGTGACGGGAACCGCCGGCGCAGCTTCCCGCAAGGTGACATAGGCCGAGCGGACCGCCTCCGGCGTGGCGCCGTGCAGGTTGGGCTCATCGATCAGGTACCATCCCCACAGTGCCGGGTGGCCGGACAGCGCACGCGCGCGGCTGCGCAGCCCCTCAAGGTTGCTCTTCACCACCATCATGCGATCGAAGCCCATGAGCACCTTCAGCCCGTTGGCCTGCGCGGTGTCCAGGTACCTGCGGGCGGTCTCGTCGCTATTGATCTGCGCGTAGTTCGCGGCATGTTCGGGCCAGTCTTCGAAGTCCGAATTGTGGACGAAATTGAAGCCGGCGGCCGCGAGTTCCGCCAGTATCTGATCCAGCGTCATCTCGCGCCCCGACGTGGGCCGGACCGTATAAAGGCCCACGGGCAGGTCTCCATTCACAGTCAGCGAAGTCGCCGGTCCGGGCATATTGCAGCCCAGTTCGCGGTACTCGGCGAGCGCGGTGGCCTCAGACTCGCGCCGGATCTGCGCCAGTCTCTCGCGCCTCATTGCATCGGTCAGGACCACCCGTTCCAGACGCACGTTATCGATCAGGATCACCTTCCCGGCCGGCACCACCACATACCAGCCGGCGCCGGTTTCGTGGCCGCGCATCTCATGGCCGACGCTCTGCCACTCGCCGCCGATTGTGACCCAGTGGATACCCCCGGCGAACCGGTGCAGGCCCACTTGTCCCGGCTCGCCGTCAGCGGTCTTCGCATCAAGCGAGAAGCGCAGCAGTTCTCCCCGGTCGCCCGCGGTTGTGCCGAGAAAGGCCTGGGTTGTCCCGGCGGAGTTGTCCAGCCGCACCATCCGGTTGCCATCGACCTCGATGACGTCCACCTTCAGCCCTTCGCCCTGAGGGCGCCAGCGGCCGGCGCCATCATCAAAGGAGTCAATCAGGACCACCAGTTCCTTGTTTTCCATCGGCTGTGGGGTATCAGCCAGCGCTAGCGGACACAGCAGGCAAGCAAGCAGTGGGGTAGTCATGGGGGGTAATTCCGCGCAGCCTGCGGGGAGCCCTGCGTCCATCCACGGGTGGGCGCCCGGACAGCCCCCGACGAAATGGCTTCTCCCGGAAGAGGGAGCGTCCTGCCGACGCGGCGAATCATAACATCGCGCATTTCGCGGCGCCAACCGTTGCAGGTTCCTTGCAGGAGGTGCGGCCATGCTCCACCCGTGCAGGCCCTGGTTTCTCGCGCTCGCGCTCGGACTGGTAGTCTCCCAGGCGCACGCTGCGACGATCCGCGTGCCCTCACGCAGCATCAACACCATTCAGGAGGGCATTGACGCAGCTTCCGACGGCGACCGCGTCTTGGTGGCAACCGGAACCTACAACGAGAGCATCAACTTCAAGGGCAAGACCATCACGGTGCAGAGTACTGATCCCGAAGACCCCGAGGTAGTGGCGAAGACTGTCATCAGCGGCGCCGGGGTCACTTCGGTGGTCACCTTCAATGGCGCAGAGGGCTCCGACGCCGTGCTTGAGGGTTTCACAATCACGGGCGGTGAGGGCACCCCGATCTTCTATCCCGGTGGCATCGGCGCTCGCGCCGGCGGCGGCATCTATTGCGGCCCGCTCGCTAGCCCCACCATTCGCCACAACCACATCCACCACAATCAGGCCAACACGCTGGGGGCCGGGGTCTTCTGCGCGGGTGATGTCACGCTCGAGGAGAACCGGATAACAGACAACCACGGGGCCAGCTTGGGAGGCGGCGTCTACTGGTCTGGGATTGGCGGGAGCATTGTGGGGAACCGGATCGAGCTGAACTCCTCCCTCGGCCAGGGCGGCGGCCTGTACGTGACCGGCAGCCCGATCGTTCGAGACAACGAGGTCATGGGCAACGCCGCCCAACTTGGGGGCGGCGTCTTCTGCACCAACGGCGCGGCATGGATCGGCGAGAACACGATCGACAGCAACAGCGCGACAGACGGCGCCGGGATCCATTGCCAGGGGGGAGACCCCGTCATCAGCCAGAATCTCATCAACCTCAACACGGCCACGGGCAACGGGGGTGGGGTCTGGACAGACCAGGAGTCTGTCATCTCCGACAACAGGATCACTGCAAACATGGCCGTCAACGGTGGGGGTATGTACATTGCCAACCCGGCACTGGTCAGGGCTGAGGACACCATCCTGGTGGGCAATACCATCAGCGGGAACGCCACCAGCGCCGACGGAGCGGGGATCTTCTGCAATGCGGGCATCTTGGGCCTCGGCGTGAAGATCCGTAACAGCCTGATAATTGTCAACCGTGCCGGGGGTCGAGGTGGCGGAATCCTGTGTAACGGCACATCGCCCGACATCATCAACTGCACCTTCTCCGGTAACGGGGCTGTTGCCGGCGGAGGCGCGATCGTCTGCAGGGTTACGGCAGGCCCCAATATCGCGCTGCCGCATATCACCAACAGCATCGTGGCCTTCTCATCCATCGGCGGCGGCATCGTCGCGGATCCCTCGGCGGCCGCCTATCTGTCCCACTGCGACGTGTACGGGAACTCCGGTGGCGACTACTCCGGCCTGGTCTTCCGTGGAGTGGACACCATCGGCCAGGACCCACTCTTCGCCGATCCCTCCCACGGGGACTACCACCTGAAGTCCAGAGGAGGGCGCTGGACACAGGGAGGATGGGTGTACGACTCGGTGCACAGCCCTTGCATCGACAGCGGCGACCCCAGCGCTTCCTACGCCGACGAGCCTCTCCCCAATGGGAACCGTGTCAACATGGGGGCGTACGGCAACACGATTCAGGCCTCGATGACCTTGCTCCCAGACCCGACGATCACCGGCATCACTCCCTCTTCCGGCATCAACGTCGCGCCTGTGGCAATCACCAGCCTGAAGGGTACCGATTTCATGCCAGGCGCGGGAGTATCCCTGGGCAAGTCAGGACAGCCGGGCATCCCGGGCACCGATGTCGTGGTGGTCAGCCCGCAGGAGATCACCTGCACCTTCGACCTGACCGGCGTGCTCATTGGCCCCTGGGACGTGATGGTAAGCAACCCCAACGACACGACCGGCACGCTCCCGGGCGGATTCCGGGTCACCTTCCCACCGCCGCAGGTCACCGGAATCGCTCCGAGCCATGGCCTCACCACGGATGCTGACTATGACGTGGAGGTAGTCGGCCAGGGCTTCCAGGCTGATGCTACCGTCGTGCTCCGTCTTGCCGGTCAGCCGGACATCGTTGCCATGGACGCGAGAGTGGCCGAACCCACTCGCATCCTGTGCAAGATTGACCTGAGGGGTAGCGCGCTTGGACTGTGGGACGTGGTCGTCACCAACCGCGACGACCTGTCCGCTACGCTGGCTGCAGCCTTCGAGATCCGCGCGCCGGTTCCTGGTGATGTGAATCGGGATCACGTCGTGGATGCCGGGGATCTTGCGGCCTTCATTCGCGCGTGGCGTCTCCACTACAGTGCTGATCCAAACTGGGACCGCGCCGCCGACCAGGATCAGGACGGGGACCTTGATGCAACCGATGCCGACATGCTGCTAATGTTCCTGGCGCTGGCGGGAGCATTGTAGCTGCGCGAGTGTGACCGAAGGAGCGTGACGTCATGCCAGTGGCCTCCGCTGCTGCAATCGCCTTCGCGGTCCTGCTCTGCGCATCGCACAGCATCGCCGCTGAGTTCGTGCCCACGGTGAAGCTGGATGGACAGGCCGTCACCACGTCCGGATTGCCCCTGTATGGATTCGCGCGGTTCATGCAGCCCGCGCTGGACCTCGCGGGGGAATGGCAGCGGTGGGTGTTCAGCGAGACCTTCGCCGCCCTGGAGGAGCAGCCTCCGGTGGCCGGAACGCTCTGGTGGACGGCGTATGAGTACGCCTCCCCGCGCCGGAAGCCCGAACTGATCTTCCATGCTTTCGGCCTGCACGACTTCCCGCGCCAGACACAGCGGCTCGTTGCCGATGCCCTGTCGAAGGCATACTGCCGCGCAATGGGGAAATCGGGAGGGAAGCACCCAAGCGTAGCTGGTTGAAGGAGTGACACCGATGCGCCTGGACGTTGTCGGCCCTGATACACCGGCCGTTGCCATGGCTATGATGGTCCTTTGTGTTGTGCTATCTACAACTGCATTTGCCGACACCTCACAGGGCTTCGAGCAGCGTTATCTGTGGACCTGGGACTGGCGGATGGACTGGTCCGGCAGGACGCCCGGCGGTATTCTCATGGGCGGCGGGGGGAAGTACCCGAAACCCGCGGGGGAGTACCTCGAAGACTACAAGGCGCTGGTGGACTACGCCGCTGATCACACCAGATTCAATGCCATCATCATCTGGGGCTTCCTGCGCGACGGTCACGGCGGCGAGCAGGCAGCGAAGGAGCTCTGCGAGTACGCCGCCGCGAGGGGCATCCGCATCGTCCCTGGCGTAGGCACCAGCGGCTACGAGGGCTACTACTTCGAGGGCAACCACAAGTACAACATCACCACCTGGTTACGCGCGCATCCTGAACTGCGCGCGGTAAATGCCGACGGCCGGCCGCACAACGCCCTGTGCCCCACGAAACCGGAGAACGTCCAGTGGCTGAAGGACGGCTGCCGCTGGCTCTTCGAGAACTTCAGGATCGGCGGCATCAACTTCGAAATCGGCGACTTCTTCGTCTGCCACTGCCCCGACTGCAAGCGTGCTCGGGCCCAGATCCCCGGCGATGCGCCGGACCACTTCAAAGACATGGCCATTTCCACGGCGCCGGTGGCGAAACTGGCCCACGAAATCGCCCCGGATGCCTGGGTGAGTTATGCGACGTACACCGCTTTCACCCCCGAGATGGCGGCGAAAGCACCCTCCTGGGTAGCGCTGATCCCCGAGGACATTATCTGCCAGTGGACGCTTACGGGAATGGGCAGTGATGAGAAGTGGCCGCCGGGTATGCGCCCACCCACAGCGCGGAACACCGGGTACCTGCACTGGGGCAACAAGAGCACCCACTCGGTGGATCGGTTCTTCCTGCGGCAGATTCAGGACATCTGTGCGCGCGCGGCGGATGCGGGGTTCCTGGGCCTGGCCACGTATGGCGAGGACCCGGCGAGCATCTTCAGCATGCGGCTGTTCTACGACGCCTGGAGCTACTTCCTGGACCACCCGCATGCATCCCTGGACGACTACGCCGCGGAGTCGCTCGCAGAGTGGTTCGGGTCACAAGAGGATGCGCGGGCATTCCTTGGCATCGCGCTCAAGTACGAGAGCGAAGGAGCTGACAGGCGGTCGCTGGCATCCTCACTCACGGCAGCACGCGCAGCGCGAGACGCCTCCAGCACCGAGAAGGCTCGCGCTGTCTGGGATGCCTTCGCGATCTTCCTCGCGGACAGACTGGCGGAGATCGAGGCGCAGGACCGGGTCATCACCTCGGCCGAAGAGCTCTCGGCCGCCATGCGCGACGGCTTTCGGGTGCCCCAGGACACCAGCACCGTGCTCGTCCTCCCCCGGCAGGAAGCGGATGTGCTGGAGCTGCTGGTGCGGGTTCACATGGACATGGAGAACGGCATCCTGCCCGTGATGCGCCTGACCTTCAATGACACGGTGCTCGAGCCCGATCGCGCCCTGGACCGCCCGGAGTTCATCCAGACCCCTCATCACGGGGGATACTCGCGCCTGGCCTCCTTTGAGCCCAAGCCCCAGGCGTGGCGAGTGAAGTACGACAACGACTTCCATATCAATGAGCCTTCCGGTCGGAAGTACGACACGCTGGATTACAGCCCGGTGTTCCGTTTCCGCATCGGCGACCTGTGGCGCGACGGCGAGAACCGGCTGCAGATCGATAACCTGGAGCGCCGCTTCCGACCCGGCGAGACCGGCGTGCTGGTGGTCGGGAAAGTGAGTCTGCAAAACCAGGCCGGGACCGACTGAGGCGCTGGTTCGGCAGCCTTCCCGACCCGCAGTGACGTGGACCATGAAGAGCAGCTCCTCGTAACGGGCAAGTACACCGCCGAAAACCGGTGAAGGTTCCGGACCCGTGAACTGCCGGCCGACAGCCCTTGGATATACGGCTCTTCTGGGGAACCGCGCCAGGGTGTGGACACGCCCGGACGGCGCTTTCCAGCAGCTGGACCGACCTTCATTCGGCTTGGACTTTGCCGGCTGCCGGTACGCGCGCAAGAGCCCGGCCTGCCAGCGCGAGGGCTGTCGGCACGCGATCTTGTTGGGGCAGGAGCCGGGCCTTCAGGCGTGCACTGCAGTTGCCATCGGTCTCCTTCCCGGACGGATCGACTCCTGCCGTAGCGCATCATCCATGCAGGCGAACAGGCGCGTCCGGCGAAAACATTCCGGAACATCGCCGGGCGATCCTTACGCGGCTACCGGGAGGCGCATGGAGCATGAAACTTGAGCTCATGCGAGTACTGTCTGATTCCGAGCTCCATGATATTCATGAGGCGAGCGTGCATATCCTCGAACACGCGGGTGTGAAGATCGGCAGCCCGCGCATGCTCGAGTTTCTGCGTGACCGCGGCCTGCCGGTAGATGCGGAGACACAGGTGGTGCGTTTCCCGCGAGCAGCCATCGAGGATGAAATCGCGAAGGTCCCGGCGCAGTTCGAAGTCTGTGGCCGCGACGGTCGGCCGGTATTCGTCCTCGGCGACGGCACCCCGAGGATCGCCGCAGGTCACAATGCAGTCTTCTGGGTGGACTCGGATTCCGGCGTCACCCGCAAGTCCACATGCGAAGACGTGGCGATCTTCTCCCGAATCTGCCAGCACCTGAAGCACATCGACATGATCGGCATCCCGGTCATGCCCCAGGATGTCCCCAGCCAGCGCGCGACCTTGCTGTATGGTGTGCGCGCGGTCATCGAAAACAGCGCCAAGCCCGTGTTCTTCTCCACCGACCGCGCCGACGTGAACCGCGCATGCATCGAACTGCTGCGCGCGGCTTTCGAAGGCGACTTCCATAGTCAGGTCTACGGCATCAGCCAGCTCTCGCCCACCAGCCCCCTGGTCTGGGAGCCGGGGGTGCTCGAGGCCATCATGGATACGGTCACCACCGGAGTCCCCCTGGCGATCCTCCCCGAGCCCAACGCCGGGGTCTCGGCGCCCTTCACTCTCGCCGGGCTGCTCACGGTGAACAACGCCGAATGCCTGTCCGGGCTTGCCATGGTCCAGATGCTGAAGCCCGGCCACAAGGTGCTCTACGCCAACTCGTGGACGACCACCGACATGAGAACCGGCGCGGCGCTGGTGGGTTCGGTGGAGACCTCGATCTGCCGCATCGCCGGCGCGCAGCTTGCCCGTTTCTACGGACTGCCCTGCCACACCACAGCGCCCAATTCCGACAATCATGCCCACGACGAGCAAAATGCGTGGGAGAAAACGCTGAGCACTTTCTGTTCGGTGGCCGCGGGCAATGACCTCATCGTGAATTGCGGAATGTTCGCAACCGGCATGACCTGCAGCCACGAGCAACTGGTGATGGACGAGGAGATCTCGGCGCTCTCGCGACGGCTTGCACGGGGAGTTGAGGTCAGTGAGGAGACCATCGCGCGGGACCTCATCGAGCAGATCGGCCCCCAGGGACCCACCTACCTGACCACCGAACACACCCTCGCGCACCTGCGTTCCGACGAGTACCACGTCCCGAACGTGGCGGTGCGCGGACCCTTCGCAAGCTGGCAGGCCGCGGGTGCGCCGGATGCAGTTGCATTGGCCCGCGAGAAAGCGCGCGAGCTCGCGGCAAGGCCGTTCCCCGAGCTGGACGCCGGGCGCAAGACCCACCTGGCGCGAATTATCGCGGAGTTCGGCAGCTGAGATGCTCACTCTCTGGCGCCAAGGCGATTGGGAAGTCGAGTGCGACCTGGACGGCGGGCGTCTCACTCGTGTCTGCTGGCGCGGGCACAGTCTGCTGACCGGGCCTCACATGCCGGGCGGCACATTCACCCCGCCGGACCCGAAATGGGGCGAGTACGAGACGCGGCCGG
This portion of the Armatimonadota bacterium genome encodes:
- a CDS encoding beta-galactosidase yields the protein MTTPLLACLLCPLALADTPQPMENKELVVLIDSFDDGAGRWRPQGEGLKVDVIEVDGNRMVRLDNSAGTTQAFLGTTAGDRGELLRFSLDAKTADGEPGQVGLHRFAGGIHWVTIGGEWQSVGHEMRGHETGAGWYVVVPAGKVILIDNVRLERVVLTDAMRRERLAQIRRESEATALAEYRELGCNMPGPATSLTVNGDLPVGLYTVRPTSGREMTLDQILAELAAAGFNFVHNSDFEDWPEHAANYAQINSDETARRYLDTAQANGLKVLMGFDRMMVVKSNLEGLRSRARALSGHPALWGWYLIDEPNLHGATPEAVRSAYVTLREAAPAVPVTACLCTPQSFADYAPGVDVIITDVYPVSTHSLFALAPHLERALKVTGGRKPVWAAIQVHNNDLHQVRWGGLGGILTEPRRPTPDEVRCMTYLAIAHGASGIFFYAYDAWVYGQLHEDETLYRGVQSIARELRDRSPSLVADTLAKGTIPTGTGRLVSYIVRGKAGGPALLVAVNAFDEPSGTVLLPGGTGAAIAADLAPHEVLLREITWPED
- a CDS encoding trimethylamine methyltransferase family protein, whose product is MKLELMRVLSDSELHDIHEASVHILEHAGVKIGSPRMLEFLRDRGLPVDAETQVVRFPRAAIEDEIAKVPAQFEVCGRDGRPVFVLGDGTPRIAAGHNAVFWVDSDSGVTRKSTCEDVAIFSRICQHLKHIDMIGIPVMPQDVPSQRATLLYGVRAVIENSAKPVFFSTDRADVNRACIELLRAAFEGDFHSQVYGISQLSPTSPLVWEPGVLEAIMDTVTTGVPLAILPEPNAGVSAPFTLAGLLTVNNAECLSGLAMVQMLKPGHKVLYANSWTTTDMRTGAALVGSVETSICRIAGAQLARFYGLPCHTTAPNSDNHAHDEQNAWEKTLSTFCSVAAGNDLIVNCGMFATGMTCSHEQLVMDEEISALSRRLARGVEVSEETIARDLIEQIGPQGPTYLTTEHTLAHLRSDEYHVPNVAVRGPFASWQAAGAPDAVALAREKARELAARPFPELDAGRKTHLARIIAEFGS